One Lacunisphaera limnophila DNA window includes the following coding sequences:
- the pgaB gene encoding poly-beta-1,6-N-acetyl-D-glucosamine N-deacetylase PgaB, whose protein sequence is MAAFNLLRRAGAGLIIALLLGAAVQAGQPFTVLCYHDVEDEGSRQAADTITVRRLVEHFEWLKAEGYAVVSVEDVLAARAGVRPLPPRAVLLTFDDGYASFATRVLPLLEAYRYPAVFAFVSSWLEVPAGQEVDYGGTAVPRERFVTPDQLRRIAASPWVEIASHSHGLHRGLRANREGNELPAAIARSYDPDTGAREDRAAFTARVRTDLERSADSLATFTGRRPRVLVWPFGRYNEDGIAAARAAGYSVLFGLDPGAGDTDRLDRIPRYYPSRDPDAATMERMLRPPARSPLHRFARVDPAAIATAPTAAEQDARLGALIEATRGLGLTALHLDAFSDRDADGRPDTAFFAGSRFTAGPDYLNRLAWQTRTRAGVDVVLRLPLAGTDEAEWQALGAAVPFDGVLFTDFVSGRDDPARLVAALAVLRRYQPAARLHLRVPARPDEAGNWAALQPDLLWPDRAPGPRELAGWLELPAARSRLVLALDATEAAGADWLARGVAHYGLDGPPPANPPPGLRPALSARVDPFASP, encoded by the coding sequence ATGGCCGCTTTTAACCTTCTCCGCCGCGCCGGTGCCGGCCTGATCATCGCGCTCCTCCTGGGCGCGGCCGTCCAGGCCGGCCAGCCCTTCACCGTCCTGTGTTACCACGATGTCGAGGACGAGGGCAGCCGCCAGGCGGCCGACACCATCACGGTGCGCCGGCTGGTGGAGCACTTCGAGTGGCTGAAGGCCGAGGGCTACGCCGTGGTCAGCGTCGAGGATGTGCTCGCCGCCCGCGCCGGCGTCCGTCCGCTGCCGCCCCGCGCCGTGCTGCTGACCTTCGACGACGGCTACGCCAGCTTCGCCACGCGGGTGCTGCCGCTGCTCGAGGCCTACCGTTACCCCGCGGTCTTCGCCTTTGTCTCGAGCTGGCTGGAGGTCCCGGCGGGCCAGGAAGTGGACTACGGCGGCACCGCGGTCCCGCGCGAGCGCTTCGTCACCCCCGACCAGCTCCGCCGCATCGCGGCCTCGCCCTGGGTGGAGATCGCCTCGCACAGCCATGGGCTGCACCGCGGCCTGCGCGCCAACCGGGAAGGCAACGAGCTGCCCGCCGCCATCGCCCGCAGCTACGATCCGGACACGGGCGCGCGGGAGGACCGCGCCGCCTTCACCGCCCGGGTTCGCACCGACCTGGAGCGCAGCGCCGACAGCTTGGCGACGTTCACCGGACGCCGCCCGCGGGTCCTCGTCTGGCCCTTCGGCCGCTACAACGAGGATGGCATCGCCGCCGCGCGGGCCGCCGGCTACTCCGTGCTGTTCGGCCTCGACCCCGGCGCGGGCGACACCGACCGGCTCGACCGCATCCCCCGCTACTACCCGTCGCGTGATCCGGACGCGGCGACGATGGAGCGCATGCTCCGCCCGCCGGCCCGGTCCCCGCTCCACCGCTTCGCGCGCGTGGACCCCGCCGCCATCGCCACCGCCCCCACTGCGGCGGAGCAGGACGCGCGGTTGGGCGCCCTGATCGAGGCCACGCGCGGCCTTGGTCTCACCGCGCTGCACCTCGACGCTTTTTCCGACCGCGACGCGGACGGCCGGCCCGACACGGCGTTCTTTGCCGGCAGCCGCTTCACCGCCGGCCCCGACTACCTGAACCGCCTGGCCTGGCAGACCCGCACCCGGGCCGGGGTGGATGTCGTCCTGCGCCTCCCGCTGGCGGGGACAGACGAGGCGGAATGGCAGGCGCTCGGAGCGGCCGTGCCCTTCGACGGGGTGCTGTTCACGGATTTTGTCAGCGGGCGGGACGACCCCGCCCGGCTGGTCGCGGCACTCGCGGTGCTGCGGCGCTACCAACCCGCCGCGCGGCTCCACCTGCGTGTCCCCGCTCGGCCGGACGAGGCGGGCAACTGGGCGGCCCTGCAACCCGATCTGCTCTGGCCCGACCGCGCGCCCGGGCCGAGGGAGCTGGCCGGCTGGCTCGAGCTCCCCGCAGCGCGCAGCCGGCTGGTGCTCGCGCTGGACGCCACCGAGGCCGCCGGCGCCGACTGGCTCGCCCGCGGGGTCGCCCACTACGGTCTCGATGGACCACCGCCGGCGAATCCGCCGCCCGGCCTTCGCCCCGCGCTTTCCGCGCGCGTCGACCCCTTCGCCTCGCCATGA